The following proteins are encoded in a genomic region of Phycisphaerae bacterium:
- the pepD gene encoding beta-Ala-His dipeptidase has translation MSDHGRKQVAALEPQVVWSIFAEMTAIPRPSKQEDKIREHVKQFATRHGLAVKQEPIGNLVISAPATPGREAAALTVLQAHLDMVCEKNRDTKFDWEQDPLPVKVDTDKKTGKAIVVSEGTTLGADNGIGVAMALAVAASKDVSHGPLEILLTIDEEAGMSGAKALTPESFRGRRLINLDSEEDDALYIGCAGGCDTNLTWKFAASPAESSSEVCRLVVEGLRGGHSGCDIHEGRANAIRLLARTLTGTNIAGIRLGEVVGGSKRNAIPREAHALVSGATGLRKALEEAAKIVRDECAAESFEPDIRICVEHVPRGDAGDFVPANDSRRLLQAIVALPSGVIAMHPRVPGLVQTSNNISTIEFRSGEKEASYIVGLLSRSSSDSMLEFTKCQLASIGRLSGAEITNANQYPGWEPNPDSPLLATCKRIYEHLFQTPPKVSAIHAGLETGIIGKLVGNVDMVSLGPTIQGAHSPEERVFIESVGKSWKLLTAILKELN, from the coding sequence ATGTCAGACCATGGTCGAAAACAAGTCGCCGCGCTGGAGCCGCAGGTCGTCTGGAGTATCTTTGCCGAGATGACGGCCATACCGCGCCCATCCAAGCAGGAGGACAAGATTCGCGAACATGTGAAGCAGTTCGCCACACGTCATGGCCTTGCAGTGAAACAGGAGCCGATTGGGAACCTTGTCATCTCGGCGCCCGCGACGCCCGGCCGCGAGGCGGCGGCGCTGACGGTTCTGCAGGCGCATCTCGACATGGTGTGCGAGAAGAACCGCGACACAAAGTTTGACTGGGAACAGGACCCACTCCCGGTAAAGGTCGACACGGACAAAAAAACCGGCAAGGCAATCGTCGTTTCCGAGGGTACCACCCTCGGCGCGGACAACGGCATCGGCGTCGCGATGGCACTGGCAGTCGCGGCATCGAAGGACGTGTCGCACGGACCACTGGAAATCCTTCTGACAATCGACGAAGAAGCGGGCATGAGCGGAGCCAAAGCGCTCACCCCAGAGTCGTTCAGGGGGCGGCGATTGATCAACCTCGACTCCGAGGAGGACGACGCCCTCTATATCGGCTGCGCCGGAGGATGTGACACGAATCTGACATGGAAGTTCGCGGCCAGCCCGGCAGAGTCTTCGTCCGAAGTGTGCCGATTGGTGGTGGAGGGACTTCGCGGCGGGCACTCCGGCTGCGACATTCACGAAGGTCGGGCCAACGCGATCCGCCTGTTGGCTCGGACGCTCACCGGAACAAACATCGCCGGAATCCGCCTCGGTGAAGTCGTCGGCGGCAGCAAGCGTAATGCCATTCCGCGTGAAGCTCATGCCCTGGTCTCGGGGGCAACAGGCTTGCGCAAAGCGCTCGAAGAGGCCGCGAAGATTGTCCGGGACGAGTGCGCGGCCGAATCGTTCGAGCCAGACATCAGGATTTGTGTCGAACACGTGCCGCGCGGCGATGCGGGCGACTTTGTCCCGGCGAACGATTCACGACGTCTGCTTCAGGCAATCGTAGCACTTCCGTCAGGCGTGATTGCCATGCATCCGCGCGTACCGGGGCTGGTGCAGACTTCAAATAACATCTCCACGATCGAATTCCGCTCCGGAGAAAAGGAAGCGAGCTACATTGTCGGATTGCTCTCTCGAAGCTCGTCCGACTCGATGCTCGAATTCACGAAGTGCCAGCTTGCGTCAATCGGCAGACTCTCAGGGGCGGAAATCACCAACGCCAATCAGTACCCCGGCTGGGAACCGAACCCCGATTCGCCACTGCTCGCCACCTGCAAGCGGATTTACGAACACTTGTTTCAGACGCCACCAAAGGTGTCCGCGATTCATGCGGGATTGGAAACCGGAATCATCGGCAAGCTCGTCGGCAATGTGGACATGGTGTCGCTCGGGCCGACGATTCAAGGCGCACACAGCCCCGAAGAACGTGTTTTCATCGAGTCAGTCGGGAAGTCCTGGAAACTGCTGACGGCCATTTTGAAAGAACTGAACTGA
- a CDS encoding sigma-70 family RNA polymerase sigma factor, with product MDDAALSEVIRGAQRGEAAAFDRLIDCFGSRVAGFLYRMTGSRQDSEDLVQEVFLRVVRMLPAYRHDGRFEPWLFRIAANLARDRIRRTRRLRNHAGEGDSASRTPDQSLGGAARLSELESAVEDVDARLVHQEEMDALNAALQEMPEAEREVVMLRHFSQLSFKEISEVTGIPLGTALARSHRGLARLREWLTDEGRSRRAAAGRKAMSGG from the coding sequence ATGGACGACGCAGCCTTGTCGGAAGTCATTCGAGGCGCACAACGCGGGGAGGCTGCCGCGTTTGATCGCCTTATTGACTGCTTTGGTTCGCGCGTTGCCGGATTCCTCTACCGGATGACCGGTTCGCGGCAGGACTCCGAGGATCTGGTTCAGGAGGTATTCCTGCGGGTGGTAAGAATGCTCCCGGCGTATCGGCACGACGGCAGGTTTGAGCCCTGGCTGTTTCGAATCGCGGCGAATCTGGCCCGGGATCGTATTCGCCGAACCAGGCGATTGCGGAACCATGCCGGCGAGGGCGACTCGGCTTCCAGAACGCCGGATCAGAGTCTGGGAGGAGCAGCGCGGCTGAGCGAGTTGGAGAGCGCCGTCGAAGACGTGGATGCCCGGCTGGTACATCAGGAGGAAATGGACGCATTGAACGCAGCCCTCCAGGAGATGCCGGAAGCAGAGCGTGAGGTTGTCATGCTCCGCCATTTTTCGCAGTTGTCATTTAAGGAAATCTCCGAAGTGACGGGCATTCCCCTCGGGACGGCGCTGGCGCGATCTCATCGCGGGCTCGCCCGGTTGCGCGAATGGCTCACCGACGAGGGGAGAAGCCGACGAGCGGCAGCGGGCAGGAAGGCGATGTCCGGAGGTTGA
- the rpmB gene encoding 50S ribosomal protein L28 codes for MPRVCYFTGKKTKAGRQYAHRGKAKYLGGVGTKVTGKTHRTFKPNIQKVRALIDGRIVRLKVSAKAIRMGLIVKPPKRTWKPEATAEA; via the coding sequence ATGCCACGCGTGTGTTACTTCACCGGAAAGAAAACCAAAGCCGGCCGACAATATGCCCACCGCGGTAAGGCCAAGTACCTGGGTGGCGTCGGCACCAAGGTAACCGGCAAGACCCACCGCACTTTCAAGCCGAATATCCAGAAGGTTCGCGCTCTGATTGATGGTCGGATTGTACGCCTGAAGGTCTCCGCCAAGGCAATTCGAATGGGCTTGATCGTCAAGCCGCCGAAGCGCACGTGGAAGCCCGAGGCAACCGCCGAAGCCTGA
- the gatC gene encoding Asp-tRNA(Asn)/Glu-tRNA(Gln) amidotransferase subunit GatC, whose product METGIDESQVRHIAHLARLKLSDEEITRYGAQLSAIVGYIEKLNEVPTDGVEPTAHPLPVCDVLRDDAPRPSLGAELALANAPDSAPPYFKVPKVLDHMDA is encoded by the coding sequence ATGGAGACCGGAATCGACGAATCACAGGTGCGGCACATCGCCCATCTGGCGCGCCTGAAGCTCTCCGACGAGGAGATCACGCGGTACGGCGCACAGTTGTCAGCCATCGTGGGCTACATCGAAAAGCTCAACGAAGTGCCAACCGACGGCGTCGAACCGACGGCGCATCCCCTGCCCGTTTGTGACGTGCTCCGCGACGACGCGCCTCGGCCGTCGCTCGGCGCGGAACTCGCCCTGGCCAATGCCCCCGATTCCGCACCACCCTACTTCAAAGTGCCGAAGGTGTTGGATCACATGGACGCATAG
- the gatA gene encoding Asp-tRNA(Asn)/Glu-tRNA(Gln) amidotransferase subunit GatA translates to MGIIFEKTQAALSNIRSLDPRIRAVISVLDDSALSRARSLDAQSSRQALHGALVAVKDNICTKIGATTCASHILQNYQSPFDAHVVERLHAAGAVIVAKTNLDEFAMGSSTENSAYFPTRNPWNLDCVPGGSSGGSIAAVAARLTPYALGSETGGSIRQPASFCGVCGLKPSYGRVSRYGLVAFASSLDQIGPVATDVRGLAELLGVIAGRDERDSTSVDAPVPDYAAMLDESPGRVRIGIAAEYFGDGLHPETRARVEAAIDTYRKLGAEICEIHLPHAPYTIACYYLVCTAEASSNLARFDGVRYGHRTAHPKDYFDVYSASRAEGFGSEVKRRIMLGTFALSSGYYDAYYLKALKVRTLIKQDFENAFNHCDVILSPTTPTPAFRLGEKRDNPLEMYLADIYNCAANLAGIPAVSIPCGFTSEQMPVGMQLMAPHFAEGRLLQIANWYQTVTSHHLAKPPICAD, encoded by the coding sequence ATGGGCATCATTTTTGAAAAAACTCAGGCCGCGCTGTCCAACATCCGCTCACTCGATCCGCGGATTCGAGCCGTGATCTCAGTGCTCGACGATTCCGCACTTTCGAGAGCCAGATCACTTGATGCACAATCCTCACGGCAAGCGCTCCACGGCGCGCTCGTCGCCGTGAAGGATAATATCTGCACGAAGATAGGAGCCACGACGTGCGCGTCGCACATCCTGCAAAATTACCAATCCCCTTTTGACGCCCACGTCGTCGAACGGCTGCACGCCGCCGGGGCCGTCATTGTCGCGAAAACCAATCTGGACGAATTCGCGATGGGCAGTTCAACGGAGAACAGCGCCTACTTTCCGACTCGCAATCCATGGAACCTGGATTGCGTTCCCGGCGGATCGTCGGGCGGATCAATTGCGGCTGTGGCGGCCAGATTAACGCCCTACGCTCTGGGCAGCGAAACGGGCGGCTCAATCCGCCAGCCGGCATCGTTCTGCGGCGTGTGTGGGCTCAAGCCGTCGTACGGCCGCGTTTCGCGATACGGACTGGTCGCCTTCGCAAGCAGCCTCGATCAAATCGGACCGGTCGCGACCGATGTTCGCGGGCTTGCCGAATTGCTCGGGGTGATCGCCGGACGCGACGAACGCGATTCGACCAGCGTGGATGCCCCGGTGCCTGACTATGCCGCAATGCTCGACGAATCTCCGGGCCGGGTCCGGATCGGCATCGCCGCCGAGTACTTCGGCGATGGGCTCCACCCGGAGACTCGCGCACGCGTGGAAGCGGCCATTGACACCTACCGAAAGCTGGGCGCGGAGATCTGCGAAATCCACCTCCCGCACGCACCGTACACCATCGCCTGCTATTACCTGGTTTGCACGGCAGAAGCGTCGAGCAATCTGGCCCGTTTCGACGGCGTCCGCTACGGGCATCGAACAGCCCATCCGAAAGACTACTTCGACGTGTATAGCGCGAGCCGCGCGGAAGGGTTCGGTTCCGAAGTCAAACGTCGGATCATGCTCGGCACATTTGCACTGTCCAGCGGTTACTACGACGCGTACTACCTCAAGGCACTGAAAGTCCGCACGCTCATCAAGCAGGACTTTGAAAACGCCTTCAACCACTGCGATGTGATTTTGTCGCCCACGACGCCGACGCCGGCATTCCGACTCGGCGAGAAACGGGACAATCCGCTCGAAATGTACCTCGCCGACATCTACAACTGCGCGGCCAATCTGGCCGGTATCCCCGCTGTCAGCATCCCGTGCGGTTTCACCAGCGAGCAAATGCCGGTCGGCATGCAGTTGATGGCGCCGCATTTTGCTGAAGGCCGCCTGCTTCAGATTGCAAACTGGTATCAGACTGTCACGAGCCATCACCTGGCCAAGCCGCCAATTTGTGCGGATTGA